The sequence below is a genomic window from Sander lucioperca isolate FBNREF2018 chromosome 6, SLUC_FBN_1.2, whole genome shotgun sequence.
CATTATGCAAAGACAACTCAATGTATAGTTGTATATGAAGGCAGTACTTTTAATGCTTATTATTTAgcttaagataagataagataagactttattcatcccacactggggaaattcctgtgcttcTTTTCCAGCTGCATGTTTGTCTTACCTGTGAGATGGTATTCGCAGAACCCCAGAATATCACATAATATCTAGGGAAGAAAATtattaaacaataataatacatttattttatatagcgctttaaaaGGTACTCAAAGgcacaaagaaaaacaatagcaagatcagtaaaaaaaacaacaactagagataaatatgaaaaaggtgCAGCAAAACAGCACATAAACAGGATGCGAACAAATAGAAACAGCTAAGTTGGTTACAGGTTAAAAGCATCTTTAAACAGCTGGGTTTGAGTGTGGTTTTGAAGTTAGCAGTGATGTGGAAAGTCTGAGGTGTTGGGGGAgagagttccagagggaggggaCAGCAACAGAAAACGCCCTGTGCCCCCAGGTTCGGTGCTTGAGGCAGGTGAGAGGGGAAAGGAGGTTGGCATCTGTGGATCTGAGGTTGCGGGAGGGAGTATGACAGTGTAGCAGCAGTAGCAACAACTCTGAACATCTGAATTATCCTTTTTTCCACTCTTTAGGTCACAGGACAACTGAGTTACCTCTGTGACAAAATGCTAGTATAAAtgttcatataaattcatgcttATTTTTAACAACGGCCAATCAAAATCCTCTCATCCATTACAAACACCTTAGCAACCACCTAGCTCCACTCTGCAAAGAGTTTGACAACTCTTTTCAGTGTGacttccagttttttttttgtctttctttcttctaaTAATGCACTTTTCTATAACAGGAGTCCCTGTACGTTTATTTAGGCATTTCTATGAAACTGAAGGCAAATTCTCAGAATTTTCTGGTTACATAGGGACCGttcagtatttatggaatggaccaccggaggaaaataggggagggtcatgtatttttattctttgttgaggggagggtcatccaattattttagtctaggggggagggtcatccaacttttgtatttgtgagaacagcaacatttcaaagtggcttgtttggtgcatatttatccatgtagctccatatagctctctcagtctcagcccctatcgctagcagatgggtccctccctgtttagtcagccagacaatttgagctgtagctttagagaccgtgggatttccccaactgaataaatcctgctCGCACATATAatcacaaaactgctttgctagctccatcgtgttgtaactaagacatctgatgaaaaaataattttattcattagcatgattgctgtactgtttagttcaaaaacaccGTACAaaaacatagcggaccagacgcaagcttttattttgaaaagtcaagcttgcggactgcaccaagccgggagggcatgagacgggaggtctccaggatgcagccatacccgacttaattcaattcaattcaattcaattttatttatagtatcaaatcataacaagagttatctcgagacactttacagatagagtaggtctagaccacactctataaagccccagcaattccaatagttcccccaagagcaggcattagcagtggctattgcgacagtggcgaggaaaaactcccttttaggaagaaacctcggcagacccagactcttagtgggcggtgtctgacggttggggttatgacggtacaggatgtagcgtggcacagcagagcatgggtggacgcggtggatgcggcaggacgtagccgggcattgcagggaatcgcagagcgtagcagggtgtagcaggtccatagccacagctgcacccaagacccaggtcttggtgtcgccctaatccgaggcgatgttctgggcgaagaagaaacataaggactccggggagtaaactccccagagctaggtgagtaacaagcacttctgagacaggatgtgcataaaaggaaacaaaagaaaagagcgtgtcataagaaggaacttcctcggcagtctagaattataacagcataactaggagaggcactatattattgattatacgataggtaaatatgatgactgtaaagagaagcagagagaagcaggggtgctgtgtctgcagctatgcaccctgccccgccggtctaggcgttcactgcaactcctcactccctaactataagctttatcaaagaggagagttttcactttagtcttaaatgtagcgacggtgccccccgaacccagattgggagctggttccacaggagaggagcctgatagctgaaggctctgcctcccattctacttttagagactctaggaaccacaagtaactctgcattctgggagcgtaatgctctagtgggacaataaggtactaagaggtcctcaagatatgaaggagcttgaccatttagagctttataggtcagaagaaggattttaaattcaatcctgtattttacttgtatttattttatttttaaatgtgatctcttttcttagttcttgtcagaacacgcgctgcagcattctggatcagctggagagtcctaagggttttatttgagcattctgataataaggaattacaatagtccagcctggaagtaacgaatgcatggactagtttttcagcatcgttttgagacaggatgttcctaattttagcaatgttacaaaggtgaaaaaaggctgttctagaggctAGTTTTAGATGGGcattaaaggatagatcctgatcaaaaataactcctagatttctgacagtagtactggaggccagggcaatgccatccagagtaattatatcttcggctaatgaggttcgtaggtgtttcgggcccagcacaataacttcggttttgtttgagtttaacatcaggaaattgtaggccatccatgattttatatctttaatgcaagcttgaagtttagctagctggctggtttcgtctggcttgattgacagatataattgggtgtcatccgcataacagtgaaagttaattcagtgtttcctaataatattgcctagaggaagcatatataaggagaatagaattggtccaagcactgagccttgaggaacgccatggttaattttagcgtaattggagggtttattgttaacattaacaaattgcgatcgatcagaaaaataggacttaaaccagtttagtgcgattcctttaatgccaactaaatgttccagtctctgtaagaggatggtatggtcaatagtatcgaatgcagcactaagatctaataagacaagtacggagacaagacctttgtctgaagcagttagaaggtcgttagtaattttcaccagtgccgtctctgtgctatgatgctttctaaatcctgactgaaagtcctcaaataagctattgctatgtagaaaatcacataactgattagcgactactttctcaaggatcttggagagaaagggaaggttagatataggtctgtagttggctaagacctcaggatcgagggtgggttttttcagtagaggttttatcacagctactttaaatgactgcggtacataacctgtcaataaagacatatttatcatatctagcaatgaagtgttaaccacgggtaacgcttctttaagtagcctcgttgggatggggtccaagagacaggtagatggcttagctgaagagacctttaacattaattgttgagggtttataggataaaagcaatctaagtatatgtcaggtctagtcgttctttctagcagtctgtctgttaaaggtgacccattagaggttgggggcaagaggtgatgaatagtatatTAAAaatcctttcggtcccggtgatatTACATACATATAGTGGGGGGGagtgagagactgagagagagagtgagagagagagagagagagagagagtgagagagagtagtatagtatatagtatatattaagtctatgtttgagatatgttttctctcgtttggtgggtgtgtctcggctcaggtcacagacgatactcaatcagcagagacgtctgtaaactcgtggtgataaaacatttaaaactgcatcagcattaacgttgacgtttgtttaagccatattacatgagaggatTTAATTGTGAGGTCCGAAAGGCGCatcactgaagtgtaggcctcctcaagtgtaatattgtgattatacaacaacggttaccaacaaaataagtgatcaatctgtatttatattgtggagcaattcgctcttgaaatacaaaaaacaaaaaaacagacaggatttatagtccctccctgtttagtaaaccagccgaattaccgtgggatttatcaaactgcataaatcccgctcgcacaaaactgctttgccaactccatcgtgttgtaagtaagacatctgctgaaaaagttattgtattcattagcatgattaccgtactgtttagttcaaaaacatccaaaacaccaaagtacatACGGAGACATAGCGGAGCAGacacaagcttttattttgaaaagtcgaagctcggggacggcacctgcggggagggcatgagacgggagcatagactgtatatatatatatatatatatatatatatatatatatattaatttaatatacagtctacgGACGGGAGGGATGAGACGGGagttctccaggctgcagccataccgactctaataaaaaggcagagcgctctctccCCATGGGATCGAAattcaagctgttccacttagctgctccctctagaagtctggagaacttccgttgtataatctggatgcagcgtttttttgttgctttgttttcggggtttgtgtgcttttctttttgtagcgttttttatttgcagcacgtttatgtaattggttgtgttgtgtgcatttgcagagcgtttgctaaatgctgcgcatgtgttgccaaattaatgaagatgttttcttaatttgcttgtgttttgtctatttgcatgtgttttcttaagttgcagggcgtttgcctcTGTCAGCCACCGTatttacctatatgctaaaatagACATGAcagaggaagcctagtgacgagtccatagcaaccagtgttgaattacccagcgtgctttgctgaatggtctcaatgttttattgttttatttcatgtgaatactagtttactagatgtgtaacttagtatttgaagtaatgtagtaatgcaggaagtgtgcatttagtttccatgctaattgtgcttattgtgtttctacaacaatgttagtgagtaaatctactgaaatggccaccacaccgtaacagaggagtgtgatgtgtaagatgagaatgcagaggtttagtcacatatATCATGGCTGTGAAAAAATAATGGATATCTATATGTCTTTGCCAactgcaaaccagtacagaagatatcaataaattgttggggaagGTCATTCCTTTTTTCCCATGTGATCATGGAGAATCATGATCCATCaatcatccaaaatgtattacTGGTGAAGGGAGGAGCATGTCTATTTTCACTAAAGGTCCCAAAattcctccggtggcccctgaaataaataactctCATGCAGTATGCTTTTTATCTCTGTAGGGTCTATCTATTATAATGCTATATAATTACCCTACTAGTCTTGTATTGTTACAGTACACACTCAGTTGCCAGGTTTGGGAAACCtatcataaaataaaatgcaacagCCCTGTAACTCAATTTATATCAATGAGGGTTGACTATATATTAGATCTCAGCACAAAACGCAGTGTCTAAAATGTACATAaagtatatttatatgtatttatattttcatgAAGGAATGATTTATTGCAGGGCTGTTATTACATCAGATTAGTTTAAGCTAGGTGTTCCTAATAAACTGGCTGAAGTGACTGTAGTTAAAAttactaaaatacatttttgaagtAGTATGGGGCACCTGTTACATACCTTATGGGGATGATGAGAGTGTAGACCATATGTAGAAAAGCAAAGCCAAGTGCTACCAGTCCCAGCTGTTTCCTGCACAGCATCCAGCGATCCAACCAGTCAGGAAAACGCCTGAAACAAACATACTTTGATTTGCAGGATacaatatttgaaatatattgGAAATTGTCTCTGCAGAcactaaatctaaatctatccTGTTTTAATGCCGGACCTGTACTTGGTGCCTCTGTAGAGCTGAATGAAACCAGCTATGACACCAGGCAGGTAACACAGAGACAACATGATGAGAGACACAATGGGAAACACCTGCAAGAAGGTTGGCAGTGAACACAGAAGTGGTTACTGTGAGGAAAACATGCCCCAGATCCAAGTTAGttactttaaaagagaaaaaaatgctaCATTTTTAGAAACACTAAACAGTCTTCACCTTGTTGGCCAGGGACACCATGATTCTAAAGGAGTTGTCTTCCCCCTGTTCAACATACGCATAGACAACATCTCTAATGACCACATAGACAAAGATGAAGGCAGTGAGGCCGACGGCCACGTATAGCGGCATCCTCCATTCTGGGAACAGCTGCAGTGGGAAGTCCTCTAGCTCTTTGGCTGCTGACAGAGAACCTCTATCCAAAGCAGCAAAGCCAAGTTTGGTGGCCACCTCTGCTACTGCCTGCTTTGCCTCAGCACCGTTTCCACACAGGTACACCTGGAGCATGGAAACACGACAACACCAATAGCTTTTAAAGCAATCGAAATGCCCCATGTGAagagtatactgtatgtctacATTATTTCATATTTATGCATTATGTTTATGCATTTGTACACACAATGATAAAAGGATGATTGACTCCAGAGGGATTGAACATAAAAGTACCTGGAGATGCCTGTGTCTTTCTGTATGAAATACTTAATTTAGTTGAAGAAAGCAGGTAAAACAGTGCTCAATCAACTCCTAGTGATGTTGCTGATTGTGCTCAAAATACACCAACACATACATAATGATAGAGACAAAGTGATAGAGAGCTTAGATCTAAGAGACACTGTGGAGTTAATTGATTCAAGGATACATCAGAGATGGCATTCACAGCAAAGACACGAGGCTGACTCCTCAGATTTGGCTTCTTTTACTTGGATTTGGTTTGATCAAAACTTCAAAATTAGTTAAGTTTGGACTGAAATGCTTTCCTTTCTGAAAGAGACTATTATTTTTAACTTGTTGGTCAACGCCCCACTGTGCGAACACATCAGGgaattgacccttcgctaagccccgccctccttagttactgttgctatgccTGACAAGCTTTCGTGCCTGGCACGtctattacagtatgtatgcaccggtgtcagacattcccaaggagataattagtaatttttggcgaacaggtgaaatatctgagagagcaagacaaaagggactgCAGTATGCATTTGTGGGATATATCCACGACATAATATGCAACCAATTAGAGAATAATTTAATCAAAATTGAAGCTAAAGCCTATAGGTCGAGCCACCTCATACGCTGACCATTCAAATGGGAAACGCACAAATTGAGGAACAGCTATGTTCATGCACAGCAGGGAAagtgacatttgaaaataatctaataattataaatcaaacagcttatccataaatcttgtggaataaacacaagacattagcctgaccactttgcaatgataacattctcctgcttatatttttagccattaacaaaatgctgaaatatattttaaagtatgtcagtGAGCCTCCGTCTTGCCTTTAATCATCTTAAGAACGGGTTAATAAccgatgtgtacccactcgatcgctctttgggacatgttttcatgctaatcgaatgtgtttggagCTTGTAACAAGCTAGCGTGGACCGCAGATTAgtttacaacgctagtattcggggcacagggaaataaaaacaaatcgctatttataccactaaaaaggctcaaaatatcaccacacttcaacagtagcataatgagttaactaaatgttaaccgaagcattgagaaaaTTGTAactgtacagacagtttattaaaaagatagtttagaaagacagtagctcccaagaccgcggccgcctgtatacgagaatgcttcggttaacattttagggaccctcattatttatggtataaatagcgatttgttacaagctccaaacacattcgattagcatgaaaacatgttccaaagagcgatcgagtgggtacacatctgttatttaacctaggtttgttttgcgccggaattgtcctttcttttacgttcaaatatatgcattatgaacaaagaaccgtcattatttccaagcaatgctgtgatgagttagctagctagctagctaacattagggtgttcttgccttggagcaaacgtatgtgtttttgttaatactgtcgacatttagctagttgtgaatgggacctcccacactgcttgatccacgcccggcctttctccccttgggttttaggtttcaGGAAGGGAACAAATTCCACCGCCCCGTCCAAACTTTTAGGATACCGGGTATCGGATTTGCACAACGCTTCAGCGTACGGTGTTTCCCTCGCTCGCTCCCcctagttacggttgctaagccacgattggcctgtggcggttttcgggcatggcttagcgaagggtcaattgTAAAATGCTTGTAGTTCTGCAGCAGGCACATCATTTAACAAGCAGTACTGAATAGTTTAATTCTAAAATGAGACTTGTCACCATTAGAAAAAAAAGGTGCATTCCTAAAtagcagaagaagaaaaatcttTAGCAAGTGTCAAATACACttaaaaatactaaaatattTGATTGAAAACAGAACATCACTAACACATTTATTACCTGTCTATTGGCATCTGAGGGTCCATTCTGCAGGGCCCATGCAGACAAGGTGTTGAAAGCCTTCACCACATAAGCTCCAGGGATCAGCCtggacaacaaacaacaaacggTTTCGCTTCATGTTCCACCAGTTGTTGGTGATTTGAACCACACGAACCATGAAATCTCCCAATATTTTAGGCAATTACGTTATTGCCTGATTTCCTCTTACCTCTGCAGACACTCAGCATTGGCCTCTGGGTATAGATTCTTCTTGAGGTTGTTGCTGACGTCCACCAGCACCTTCCAATCAATGAAATCAGAGTGGATGGAAAGTTAGAAATGAACCAACTGCTATGTTACATTATGGATTCTGACTGTGCAACAAGGTACCTTTCCCTGGAGTTGAGGTGCAAGTGTTTCCAGGAAGTCATAGTGTTCTCTGTGAATACAAAGAAAGACCAGACTGGCTGACTGGGCTGCTGCCTCGTGGCTCATTGCCTGCAAAACATACAAACGCTATTGTCATCCATGGCCATTACAAGTGGCCACACATTCACTTATAACAGGCTCGGCATGTTCAGTGATAGTTCACTAGTGTAATTTAGAAGTGGAGTTCATTCATATTTGAAAGTTGTAAGGCTCAgaatttaatataatttatatttgagtTAATTTACTAGAAATGTATTTACAATGTTTAGTCAGTTaatcatttacatatttatgttaCACAATTATTAGttacatatttacatgtttatatatttaacacAGTCAGGATATTCTGTTGAATCTGCCTCTCTGATTCCCTCACGTTTACCTCAGTCTAAGTTCTCGCTTCTGATTGGTTTTTCAGTCATGTGGAAGGCCCGAACGGgggaagtgttgttgttgtgactGTGAGTGGTGTTCAGTAAAGTACCGCTTGAGAAAGTCATCTGTCTCCATCCTGCTGTTTATTCTCATAAAGAGTGATCCACCACCACATACCGAACCCTCACATTACACTAGTAAAGTACATATTGCATGACAGATGAAAACAAAACCCAGCATCATGTGCAGACACAGATGAACACTCACATTATCAGTGACCTTGTTTAGCTCAGTCAACTTTCCAAGCCTGATAAcaacttttgtttcttttccccCCCAGCACTATCTATGCACTTCTATCTACACAGTTATTTGTTTTGGTGCAGGACCATCATGCAACACACATTCTGAAATCAGCaacaattaacaaaaaaagacgGGAAAAAAGTTGAATTCCAGAGTTTGAGAAGACGACGTCATGCAGTGTGTTGTACCTGAGCTCCCTGAGGCAAGGGGCCACAGCTGTGAGGTCTGCGGCTGCCGTACACCACCCTGTAGCCAGAATGGAGCAGACGCTGGCCCAGAGAGCGCCCTAAGTCTCCTGTCCCAAAGATACACAGCAGCTCCTGCTCAGGGGCAGCTGCTGTGCCCAGAGGATACAGCGACATGCTCTCTGGCTTCACCTCCTTTGACACGCTGCTCAGTTTGTCAGCCGACATGGCCACAGTCCGACACAAACATCAATGATATCTCCTGTGGATTTGACAGAACGAACCACTGCACCGGGTTTTCTGTCAAAACGTGTAATATGTCCAGATTCAAGgcaaatgtaataaaatagtaGTCTTCAAAGTAACAGCTCATCTGGATGCTTGTGGAAAAAAGTGTCGTcaaatctctgtctgtctgcccctCAAGTCCATGTGTCTGCTCTTCTAACTCCTTACTCTTTAGACTGACAGATTTACTGGCTTGagtcagtttttgtattggCCCATCCCCTCCCATGGATCAGGGTGAAGTCTGTCTAAACTGGGAAACTCCATTGCAAAAGGTGGGAggtatgtgtgtctctgctggCACGGGTGTCActctatgtctctgtgtgtttgtgctgggAAGTTTTGTGGCAAAGTTTCAAGCATGGCCTTCTTCTGGAAAGCAGACATCATTCTCATCATTCATTATAGTGTGTTTAACCAAATCACTGCCTTGACTACAAACATtatgaaacacaaacagagaaagGTAGTAAGTGAATGTCCCAATTCATTTGTCACGGTGTGAGACAGATTCTAATATCAGCTGCTCCAAGGCGATtataacatgtttaaaatataatttaaaaaaaatcaaatctttAACCAGTGTCCTAATTGCAGTTCAGACAAGAATATGATTATCTGACTGTTTAACTATTACAACAGGGAAGCAGTAACACTGGGCTTTCTACAAACACACTATCTGGGCCAAGTCTAGGTCACGGTATGAAAACACAATGTGCTGGAATGCTCCTAAccccctcctctcttcccctGCATGATCTCCATTATATGACCATAAAATTCACATGCCCTATCAAGTGCATAATTACTTTGACATGTGTGCAAAACAAATAGcacacattttttgtattagCAGGAGGTTATTTGCTGTGCACTTGGAGTGAAAGAACCCAATCCTTATAATCAGTCACTGATATGGTAGTCAGAAGATGCGCTTGCTGATTCATGGGAATAGGCAAACCCACCAATTATAGTGTTATCTTGTGCTGGCCCTATGAGTAATTAATAGTTTTAGCCTAGTAACTGAAGTTGGCCTCTGAGTGCAGCCCTTCTTATTTTCCCAGAGGTCCAGAAGAGTTTCTGTGTTCAGGGTTGAGGTGAACCGCGGGCCTAGTGACCTGTCCTACCACTGTAATTATCCTTTATCctattccctctgctctgctgctTCACTAtgtggccagtgtgtgtgtgtgtgtgtgtgtgtgtgtgtgtgtgtgtgtgtgtgtgtgtgtgtgtgtgtgcgtgtgtgcgtgtgcgcgtgcgcgcgcacgcacgcacgcacgcacgcacgcacgcacgcacgcacgcacgcacgtgtgTAAGCACTGTTTGGTAAACAATCACTTTAGTCTTTCTCCTACACGTTCCTGAAGCCTAAATTAAATGCtcattaaatgtgtgtgtggggggtgggggggggggggggggtccacaCTTGATtaacaaagaaaataatttgtttttgtaaattagAACAAAAAAATGTCTGATAGAAATTGATCTGAAAGTGTTGCAGTTTAATGTAAATCTGGCAGGTCAGTGTTATTTACTGTATGCGCTGTGGTGTGGGGTTTTAGTTATAATAACTGACCCAGAGTTCCTTGCCCTCTAAAGCCAAGTACAAAGATCAATTAGTAACAGCCCAAGAACAGAGCTCGACCTCAGAGAGCACAAGCGTTGCATTCAAGTACTTTTGAGCAACACGGCAAACAATCATAGCCTCAAACAGTGTGCGTGGTTTTCTGATGATCAAAACAAAACTGAATGGAAGCAGCAATCACATATCAAATGTCAAGTGTGAATAAAGGCACTCCCAGGCAAGGGTGATGATTGGACCGTCTAGTATTCCCAGGCCAGAGCAATTACCATGATTGGCTTCACACTGCGCAATATCTGATTGTCTAAGCAAAATGCAGTGTGCATTAGAGCCACAAGTCTATGCTAATGAATTCTGATGCATGAAATGAGGCTCACTGATACAGTAACATCCTCCTTTCTAGATCATTGTACTATAATCaaaattattgatttttttaatgcagtgtTGCGTTTGGTAAAGTGTAGAGTTATGTGCTATTTGGCTATGGTGGAATTTAGACCCTAGATAGCTGAAGAGACGGAAGAAGTGATGTAGGTTTTCTAAAATGGTGGGGTTATCAGAGCAGATGCTCCCCAGGTAATGGATTATCAGAAACATGAATAACTGAAGCGATTATTCAGTGAATAACATGGTCAGGGGGGATGAATTATTAACTACCTACAGTGGAAAGATTTGTTGCAGAGTGTGTTTTGATGTCAAAAAGAATGCATGGAGATGGGGGATGTGTGTTAGAAGTCCTGCTAGAGAATGGTTGCACAGTACAGCAAGGATTTTGTCTTCTCACTTCACATCCTCCACACCACACATCTGCTGTTTGTGTTTACCTTGAGGCACAAAGTGTCCTCGTATGAGCTATCCTTTTGAGGTTATGTTTTGGGTTTGCGGGCCGTGACCTGACACAGCCAGAAAAGGCCACATCTAAAAACAGCTTTTCTTAAGGCAGAAACCTGAGTGGGCCTGACTGAAAAACAACCCAAATATAGTCATCATTTGCTCAGAAAATGGCTAAGCTGTCAAagcccttttttgttttgtagagCTTTTAAATGAGtaacagaagaaaacaaagtCCAGCTGGCTGGTTGGCAGTAGATGATATCCTTAG
It includes:
- the LOC116050257 gene encoding metalloreductase STEAP4-like codes for the protein MSADKLSSVSKEVKPESMSLYPLGTAAAPEQELLCIFGTGDLGRSLGQRLLHSGYRVVYGSRRPHSCGPLPQGAQAMSHEAAAQSASLVFLCIHREHYDFLETLAPQLQGKVLVDVSNNLKKNLYPEANAECLQRLIPGAYVVKAFNTLSAWALQNGPSDANRQVYLCGNGAEAKQAVAEVATKLGFAALDRGSLSAAKELEDFPLQLFPEWRMPLYVAVGLTAFIFVYVVIRDVVYAYVEQGEDNSFRIMVSLANKVFPIVSLIMLSLCYLPGVIAGFIQLYRGTKYRRFPDWLDRWMLCRKQLGLVALGFAFLHMVYTLIIPIRYYVIFWGSANTISQIRENRTSVFDTTTAWRSDSYYSMGILGFGLFLLLGITSLPSVSNALSWREFSFIQSKLGYLTVFFCTFHTYLYGWDKFLRTYKWYMPPAYMLSLVLPSVLIVLKLLLLLPCVDRSLTRIRQGWERTDTQDGSEKPLLT